ACTTTCAAGTCACATGACCCAATAAATGCTTCAGCTAGCTTGAGTTGCTTTTGGCACTTGCTACCAGGAGAGATCTGATTAATATAAACTCATACCGTACATTTATAATTTAGTGACTCTCTTTCAACCTAAGCCAAATTCAAGCATAGGGTAAAGGATAAGCAGTGCCTCATGGCCAATTTCCTATGTCATACTCCTGgcattaatgaaataaattagcCATTCCTTGAAacattaaaacaagaaaataacagCCTTCAAGAGTATGAAATGATTCTTTACAACTCAacatatttttagtttgttttttattatattaaatatattagtaAACTCAATTCTCCTAGGTATGTgttaattcaacaataaaaagttataaattcacaacaaatacataaaaaatcagattaaaaaaCTGTTAGAAGCAAGACATACATCTGACATTTTAGACTCTTCAAAGAGGGGGttgtttctttctgtttcctttaaaTCATCCGTCTTCATAGGATGACCAAAACATAGGGTAAGGTCACAAAGCAGTAGCTGGGAGAGCTCTgtgtaaaacaaaataatagaagACATTA
This window of the Mesoplodon densirostris isolate mMesDen1 chromosome 3, mMesDen1 primary haplotype, whole genome shotgun sequence genome carries:
- the C3H5orf58 gene encoding putative uncharacterized protein C5orf58 homolog, translating into MAKMSDNNVTNHKLNVEAIIKNINTISLELKKMKELSQLLLCDLTLCFGHPMKTDDLKETERNNPLFEESKMSDVCLASNSFLI